The Edwardsiella tarda ATCC 15947 = NBRC 105688 region CCAACAGCCACACCATCCGTGACGTCATCCTGTTCCCGGCGATGCGTCCGCAAAAATAAGCGTTATCTTCATCGCTTATCAGCCCCGGCTATGCCGGGGCTTTTTTTATCGTTTCTTGACCCGCTTACCAACCATAGGCGATACCCGCCCCGATCACCTCACCATCATGATTATCCCATGCCGAAGCCAGACGGATATCGGTACGGGGTGTCAGTCGATACTGAGCGCCGATGGCTACGGCGTTGGCGTTACGGTAATTGGCGACGCCGAGACCGGTGCTAAAGGTCTGTTGGTTGGTATAGGGGATATCGGCCATCGCCGCGACGGAGGCGATCCCACCGTTGCTCTGGTTATGTTGTTGCGTCATCTGCTGTTGGAGATGGGCTATCTGCCCACTGAACAGCTTGCCGAGATGGTCGATACGGGTATTGGCCGAGCGAATATCATCGTGTTCGATGGTCATCATCGCGCGATGGCTATTGCTCATCTGTGCGACATTAACCGCATCGCTGGCTTGTGTCCCCGCGCTCAGATCGGTGAGTTGACGATGATTGCCTGCGGCGCCGATGGAGACGCTATTCGCACGATTGGTGCGGCTGTTGGCCCCGATGGCGACACTATTGATGTTATCGGCCTGACTGGCGCTACCTAGGGCGAGGCTGTTATAGGCGGAGGCGTGTCCGCTGACACCGATGGCGGTGGCGTAGGGGGCGTTGGCCTGTGCATCGTCCCCGACAGCGATGCTGTTATCGGCGCTGGCGTGGGCGCCGGCACCGAGAGCGGAGGCGTGTAAGGCGGCATGACTGGCAGCCCCGATCGCCAGCCCGGATTGTTGGCTGCGACTGGCGCTACCGATGGCGACACTGTTGGTGCCGTCGGCATCGGCATCGGCGCCGATGGCGCTGGCCGCGCTACCGTGGGTACGGCTACTACTGCCTAACGCCGTATTGTAGTCGCCTTGGCCGCAACCGCTGTTGTTCCCTAAGTGGAGGTTGAGCTCGCTGCGTGTATTGATCGCAGAGAGAGCGACTGTGGGGAGTGGGGCGGCGGAGGCGATGGCTAAGGGTATGACACTACAGAAACATGATAACGAGGCAATCCGGATACGAGCTAGGGACATGATGTAATCCTCTGTTCCATTGAGTGAAGAACCATACACGGTCATGTTCTGAGTGGCGGACAGCGTTGGACGGCGGTGATGACAGCCCGCTGTCGGCGGCGAGAGGCCCGAGTCCAGGTTTATCGGATGATCCGCGTGGGCTCCTCCTGCCGGACGCCGAATAGGGTGTGTGCGACAGGGGGCAGCATGACTCCGCGCCGATGCGATGAGTTATGTTTACCCGATATATCGAGGTGAGCTGATACAGAACACAACATAATGTCTTTATATATTATGGTGTTGTGTCGATAGTCGTCCGTATTCTTTTGCAAATTGAATGGGATATTTTTCGTTATTGTCTACTGATGTCATTTTTCTATTACCCCTTATTACCGCGAAACAATTAATGGCTATATCGCGTGGTTTGTTATTTCTGTGATTAATTCTTAGCGTACGAGCTAAACGAGATAGGGGTAACGGGACCTGTCGGGGGGAGTGTGCATATTGCACGGGCTCTTATTGCCGGAGAGGGCGTAGGGGGGCTAAGGTCAGGCCGTGTGCTTGTCGCCGACCCGCTTAGTCGATGGCGGTTCCTACGTCTGAGATGAGATGTTCTATGATATATGTTGAAATATTCATCACTTAGCATCATTGCCTCTTGCTGCGCCGGCGGAAGTGATTATAATGGTCTGCATATCGCGGG contains the following coding sequences:
- a CDS encoding YadA-like family protein; translation: MSLARIRIASLSCFCSVIPLAIASAAPLPTVALSAINTRSELNLHLGNNSGCGQGDYNTALGSSSRTHGSAASAIGADADADGTNSVAIGSASRSQQSGLAIGAASHAALHASALGAGAHASADNSIAVGDDAQANAPYATAIGVSGHASAYNSLALGSASQADNINSVAIGANSRTNRANSVSIGAAGNHRQLTDLSAGTQASDAVNVAQMSNSHRAMMTIEHDDIRSANTRIDHLGKLFSGQIAHLQQQMTQQHNQSNGGIASVAAMADIPYTNQQTFSTGLGVANYRNANAVAIGAQYRLTPRTDIRLASAWDNHDGEVIGAGIAYGW